The Pseudomonas sp. S06B 330 genome contains the following window.
ACCTTGGCGAGCTGGCGGCTGTATTGCAGCAAGTTGGTTTCGACCCCGAACAGATTCAGGCCTGGTGTGCTGATGCTCAGGTCAAGGAGGCGCTCAAGGCTACGACCGAAGAAGCAGTGCGTCGTGGCGTATTTGGCGCGCCCACCTGCTTTGTCGGCGAGCAGATGTTCTTCGGCCAGGACCGCTTGGAGTTTGTCGCCGAGGCGCTCGAGTAACTAGGACAGTCAAGTGTAGCGGCATTATTTTTAGCAACTGTATGGCTTGGCCATGGCAGGACTCCGTTAGTGTCAATCACAGCCCTGACCCTCCCTGGAATGCCTGTCATGCTCAGCTCACTCGACCTGATAACTGCCTTTGTGCTGTTCGCTTTTGTGTCTTCAATCACCCCCGGGCCCAACAACACTATGTTGCTGGCCTCCGGGGTGAATTTTGGTGTGCGCCGCTCGATCCCGCATGCCTTGGGCATCAGTGTTGGCTTCATGGTCATGGTGCTGGCGGTGGGCTTTGGCCTCGGTGAGGTGTTCAAGGCGTACCCGCCGATCTACACGGTGCTGCGTTATGTGGGGGCAGCCTACCTGTTATACCTGGCATGGAAAATCGCCACCTCCGGGCCGTTGTCGGTGAGCAGCTCCGCGAGTCGCAAGCCCTTGGGTTTTTGGGGCGCGGCGGCGTTTCAGTGGGTCAATCCCAAGGCCTGGGTCATGGCAGTAGGGGCAATCACTACCTATACACCTGCCCAAGGCTATGTCACCAACGTGATCGTGATCGCGGCGGTGTTTGCCTTGGTCAACCTGCCCAGCGTCTGTGTCTGGGTGATGTTTGGTAGCGCTCTACGCAGCGTGTTGCAGAAGCCACGTTGGCTGATGGCGTTCAATATGTTGATGGCAGCGCTGTTGGTGATATCGCTTTACCCGCTGCTGTTTGTAGAATCGAGCTTTTCCTGAATGAGTACGCTGGCACATGCAGTTGATTCCCTGGTCCCATGACACAAGTGCTGGCTTTACCTTGCGCGGCTGGCGCTCAGCCGCCAGCGGCAAACCGTTGCTGCACTTTCTCCACGGTAATGGCTTTTGCTGTCTGGTCTACCAGCCATTGCTGGCGCGCCTGGCCGAACACTTCGACCTCTGGCTGTGCGATGTCCAGGGCCATGGCGACAGTGATCATGGCGGCCCGTTCCAGGGCTGGAATCGCACGGCCGAACTGGCGATCGAGGCCTTCGAAGCAGGCCGTGGGGAATACGCCGATGTGCCACGCTTTGCCGTTGGCCACAGTTTTGGCGGCGTGCTGACCGGGCTGATGCTGGCGCGTCAGCCACAGTTGTTTGAGCGGGCGGTATTGCTCGACCCGGTGCTGTTCAGCCGCTCGATGATGGGCATCATGGGCGCCGCTGCGCTGGTTGGCCTGCACCGCCGTCATGCCTTGGCGCGCAAGGCCGCGAACCGTCGAAGTCATTGGCCCGACCGCAGCGCCGCACGTGCTTCGCTGGAAGGCCGGGGGATTTTCAAAGGCTGGAGCGAGCCGGGCTTGCAGTCCTACCTAGACCATGCCATCGGTGATTGTGGCGAAGGCGTGGTACTTAAATGCCGACCCAGCCGCGAAGTGGAAATCTTCAGCTCATTTCCACGACGCATGTGGGCCTCGTTGACTCGGGTGCAAACACCGACGTTGGTGCTTTATGGCGAGGACACCTATCCCTTCGTGCCGCAGTCTGTGCAGCGTTGGGCGCAGGACAATCGCCAGGTCACGGCGCAGCAGGTGGCCGGGGGGCATTGCTTTATGCAGGAAGATCCGACGGCCTGCAGCGAGCAAGTGCAAGCCTTCCTGCAGGCGAACTGATCGCGGCAACAGCCGCGATCATCAGGCGATATCGCTGGCCTCAAACTCTGCTGCAAGAAAGTCCAGCAAACTGCGCACCGAGGGCAGTAATCCGCGCCGCGAAGCGAACACCGCATGCACCACGCCACACTGTGGTGCCCAGTTGGGCGTGGCGTGAACCAGGCGGCCAGCGTCGAGGTCTTCGCGTACCACCACCAGTGGCAAATGCACGACGCCAACCCCGGCCAGCGCAGCCTGACGCAACACCACCAGGTCATCGGTGACCAGCCGTGGAGTGTGCCGCAGGCTGGCACTGGCGCCATCCGGGCCTTGCAGGTTCCAGTGGTAATCACGCTGCGGATTACCCCAATGCAAGCTCGGCAGGCTGGTGAGGTCCGCTGGCACCGGGCGTTCCGGCAGGCGTTGGATCAATTCAGGTGTGGCCACCAGGTGCTGGGTGCTGCGCGCCAGTACCTTCATCACCAGGTCACTGCTTTCCAGCGGCGGCACCCGCACGCGTAATGCGATGTCGATACCTTCCTGAATCAGGTCGACGTGGCGATTGGTACTTTCAACGTGCAATTGCACCAGTGGGCACTGGACCATGAACTTGGTCAGCATGGCCCCCACCCAGAAATCCAGCAGGGCCGTCGGGCAACTCAGGCGCACCACCCCTTGTGGTTCGGCACGGTTGCGTTCGATCAGTTCGGCGGCACCCTCGGCTTCTACCAGCATCGCCACGCAATGGCGGTAATAGGCCTGGCCGATTTCGGTCACTGAAAAGTGCCGGGTCGAGCGATGAATCAGCCGTACACCCAAGCGTTCTTCAAGGCCGGCGATGCGTCGACTGAGTTTCGATTTTGGCATGTCCAGGGCGCGACCGGCCGGGGCAAAGCCACCGTGATCGACTACCTGGGCAAAGTAGTAAAGGTCGTTAAGGTCTTCCACCAGTGTTCTCCATATGGAACGCTGAAGGCAGTTTAACCGATCTACCGCAGATGCTGTTGCGCTCGTAAGGTGTACCCATACACGAGAGGAGGCAATCTCATGAAAAAGATTCAAGGCGTCTACAGCAGCCCCAACCCACATTGGGTCGGTGACGGCTTCCCAGTACGTAGCCTGTTTACCTACGACAACCTGGCACAGCACATCAGTCCGTTCCTGCTGCTGGACTATGCCGGTCCCCACGATTTCACCCCAACCACGGCGCGCCGTGGAGTCGGCCAGCATCCCCATCGCGGTTTCGAGACTGTGACCATCGTCTACCAGGGCGAACTGGAGCACAGGGATTCAACCGGTGCAGGCGGCCTGATCGGCCCGGGCGATGTGCAGTGGATGACCGCAGCCAACGGCATTCTCCATGAGGAGTTCCATTCGCCGGCATTCGCGGCCAAGGGCGGCACGCTGGAGATGGTGCAGTTGTGGGTCAACTTGCCCGCCAAGGACAAGTCGGCAGCGGCGGGGTACCAGACTCTGCTTGCCAGCGATATTCCTAGCGTAGCGCTGGGGGCCGGCAGCGGTAACGTGCGGGTCATCGCCGGCGAGTACCGTGGTCACAAAGGCCCGGCGCAGACCTTCACGCCGATGGATGTCTGGGACCTGCAGCTCAAGCCGGGTGCTCCAGTGCGCCTGCCTAGCGCTGCAGGACGCAGCACGGCGCTGGTGGTATTGCGCGGCAAACTGCTGGTCAACGGTGAGCGTGCCGTCGGCCCTGCACAGCTGGTGCTGTTCGACCGTGCCGGTGACGAGTTGCTGCTTGAAGCGCAAACCGAGGTGTCGGTGCTGCTGCTCAGTGGCGAGCCGCTGGACGAGCCCATCGTCGGTTACGGCCCGTTTGTGATGAACAGCGAGGCCGAAATTGCCGAAGCGTTTGAAGACTTCAAGGCCGGTCGTTTCGGCCAGATGAGTGGGGCGGGCGCCTCACACAACTAGAGCTACGCTCAATAACCCGAAGGCTGCCCTCGGCGGCCTTTGACTTGGGCTGCGGGCACAACTCGCAGTTTGACCTCAAGGAGAATGTGTCATGAGTACATTTGCCAACGTTGCCAATTTCAATGGCCAGGTCCCGCGGATCGATCCTGATAACGCCGCGATGTTGCTGATCGATCACCAGAGTGGTCTGTTTCAGACGGTCAAGGATATGCCCATGACCGAACTGCGCGCCAACGCCGTTACCCTGGCCAAGGTTGCAAGCCTGGCCAAGATCCCGGTGATCACCACTGCCTCCGTGCCACAGGGCCCTAACGGTCCGTTGATCCCTGAAATTCACGAGGCTGCACCGCATGCCAAGTACGTTGCTCGTAAAGGTGAAATCAATGCCTGGGACAATGAAGAGTTCGTCAAGGCAGTAGAGGCCACCGGTAAAAAACAGCTGATCATCGCCGGTACGATCACCAGTGTGTGCATGGCGTTCCCAAGCATCAGCGCCGTCGCGGCAGGCTATCAGGTGTTCGCGGTGATCGATGCCAGTGGCACCTACTCGAAGATGGCCGAAGAAATCACCTTGGCCCGTGTCATGCAGGCTGGCGTGGTACCGATGGACACCGCTGCGGTCTGCTCGGAAGTTCAGCGCACCTGGAACCGTCCAGACGCGCAACAGTGGGCTGAGGCCTACAGTGCAGTGTTCCCACACTACCAATTGTTGATCGAAAGCTACCTCAAGGCGCAGCAAGTCGCCAACGAACACGAACAGCTGGATTCGGCACGCTGATCCCTCATGTCCGGTGCTACAGGGCACCGGCCTACCTATGCAAGGAGTTAGACCATGAGCAAGCCCTACGTACGTCTGGACAAGAACAACGCTGCAGTCCTGCTGGTCGACCACCAGACCGGTCTGCTGTCACTGGTGCGTGACATCGATCCCGACAAGTTCAAGAACAACGTGCTGGCTGTAGGTGATCTCGCCAAGTACTTCAACTTGCCGACCATTCTCACCACCAGTTTTGAGACCGGCCCCAACGGCCCGCTGGTACCCGAGCTCAAGGAACAATTCCCGGACGCGCCGTACATTGCCCGTCCTGGCCAGATCAACGCCTGGGACAACGAAGACTTCGTCAAGGCGGTCAAGGCCACCGGCAAGAAGCAACTGATCATCGCCGGTGTAGTGACCGAAGTGTGCGTGGCGTTCCCGGCACTGTCGGCCCTGGCCGAAGGTTTTGATGTATTTGTGGTCACTGATGCGTCGGGGACCTTCAACGCCCTGACCCGTGATTCGGCCTGGGACCGTATGTCGCAAGCCGGCGCCCAACTGATGACCTGGTTCGGTCTGGCCTGTGAGTTGCACCGCGACTGGCGCAACGACATTGAAGGTCTGGGCACACTGTTCTCCAACCATATCCCGGACTACCGCAACCTGATCACCAGCTACAACACCCTCACCAACGGCAAGTAACGCCGTTCTGCGCACCGCAGCTGGGCGCTCACAGCGCCTGGCTGCGGTGCTTTTCGCCGTTTGCGCGAAATTCTTTGTAAGATCCCTGTTGGTGTCGAACAACAGGCGATGATTCCCGGATGAAAGCGCTCACCTCCCTTCAAGGCTATAGCCGCAGCATAAAGAGCCGGACGGTGCTGACCGTGTGGTTGCGTTACCGTGCGCCGTATCATTGGCCATCGATGCTGAGTTTTTTAAAGGCGCGCTCGATCCCGGCCATCGAGGTGCTCGAAGCCGGTGCGTATTGGCGTACCGTGGTATTTGCAGGGCGGCAGGGCATTATTGAATGTCGCCCGGTGAGTGGACAGCGCCTGGCAGTGCGTATTCACGGTTTACCGGCAGCGCTGTTGCCAGGCATGGTCGCACGCCTGCGCAGGGTGTTTGATCTGGATGCTGCCCCGGCGTTGATTGAAGGTCAATTGCGCCGCGACCCGCTGATGGCACGACTGATCGCACAGCGTCCGGGATTGCGCGTGCCGGGTGGCTGGGCGGCGTTCGAGCAGGTGATGCGCACGGTATTGGGCCAGCAGATCAGCGTTGCTGGGGCAATCACCCTGGCCGGGCGCCTGGTCGCTCGCCATGGTCGACCATTAGCCTCCGCGCTGGCTGCTGATAAGCGCCTGACTCATGTGTTTCCTGAGCCACAAGCCATCGCTGAGGTCGATCTCAGTGACCTGGGCATGCCCCGTTCGCGAGCGGCAACCCTGTCGGGCATGGCAAGGGCCATGCTCGACGATCCACGGCTACTGCAGGCCGACAGCGACCTGCAAACCTGGGTAAAACGCCTGTGTTTGCGGCGTGGTATCGGGCCTTGGAGCGCCCAGTACCTGGCCCTGCGCCAACTCGGTGATGGCGATGCGTTTCCGCTGGGCGATGTGGCGCTGCTCAAGGCTATTCGATTGCTGGAGCCCGAGCAGACACCGCTGGCTGAGCGCGCCCTGCATTGGCAACCCTGGCGAGCTTACGCGGCCCAACATTTGTGGGCATCGCTCAGCGGGCCTCAGCCAGATTGACGCCAGGTCACCTCGGTGATGCCGTAGCGCTCAGCCAAGGGTTTACTGACTTTTTTCACTTTATCCAGATTGGAGCGTGGAATCTTGCCAACCCCGGCATCACAGCTTGCCCAGTGCCAGGCCTCGGCATTGTCCATCCGCTCGGCACGAATGATGAACGACTTGGGGGTGCCATGCAGTTGATAGTTGATCACGAAAAGGTTTGCGTTGTTCATAGGGCGTTGACGATCCTTTGCAATCAGTGACCGGAAAAGTCTTTCCACTGCAATGAATGAGTGTTGGATCGGTGGAAAAATTCAATCGAATTTCACTCAGCGCCAAGCATTATCAATTGGCGTACACTGGCTTGTTGGTGGTACTTGAAGCTTTGGGCTTTCCACTACGAGGATCGCACCATGTCATTGATTGGCGTTTCCACCCTTGAGCTGCGCCAGCTCATCGAGCGGGCGTTCGAGCCAGACTGCTGTGAGGTGTCCTGTGCTGATGGGGTATGGCTGACCATCCGGCTAGGGCAGGGCGACGACTTGATCGTCACCGAAGTGCGCCTGGACAGCCTGACCACCTGTCATGACGTATTTACCCTGGTCGGCCAGGTGCGAGAAGAGCAGCGCCTGGGGCGTAGTCAGACGGACACCCGGGGCAGTGCTATTGCTTGAGGTGTGTGCAGAACCCATCGCGGGGCAAGCCCGCTTGCACAGTGCCCCGCGATCGGTTGGCTACACGGCGGTCTCATGCAGGTGCCGCCCGTGTTGCCAACCGCGGCAATTTCCTGCCGATCATCAATACGAGTCGCCAGCCCCGGTTGTTTGCCACAAGCCTGGTGGCACAGCCTGTGCGGATAAGCGCGAGGGTCGGGCACGCCTGCTTTAATCAAGCTGATCCCCCGTACCCCGACTGACTCCACCGAGTGCGCAGCCATGGAACGTCTCACCGCCAGCCATTTTGCCCCTGAATTGCTCGAACTCTATGACTATTACGCTCACGGTCGGATCAACCGACGCGAATTTCTCGACCGCGCGGCGGCCTTCACCTTCGCTGGGATGACGGCCAGCGCCTTGTTGGCCTCGTTGAGCCCGAACTATGCCCTGGCCGAGCAGGTGCAATTCACTGATCCGGACATCCTTGCCGAGTATGTCAGTTACCCGTCAGCCAAGGGCCATGGTCAGGTCCGTGGCTACCTGGTACGCCCGGCCAAGGTCGAAGGCAACGTGCCGGGGGTTGTCGTGGTCCATGAGAACCGCGGCCTCAATCCCTACATCGAAGACGTTGCCCGGCGTCTGGCCAAGGCCGGATTTATCGCGCTGGCGCCCGATGGGCTGAGCTCGGTGGGGGGTTACCCTGGCAATGACGACAGGGGCCGCGAGCTCCAGGCCACGGTCGACCCGCAAAAGCTCATGAACGATTTCTTCGCCGCTATCGAATGGCTGATGCAACACCCCAAGGCCACCGCCAAGGTTGGCATCACCGGCTTCTGCTATGGCGGCGCAGTGGCCAATGCTGCAGCGGTGGCGTATCCGGAGCTGGGCGCCGCAGTGCCTTTTTATGGCCGTCAGGCTGACGCCAAGGATGTGCCGAAGATCAAGGCACCGTTGCTGCTGCACTATGGCGAGCTGGACACGCGCATCAATGAGGGGTGGCCAGCCTATGAACAGGCACTGAAGGCGGCCGGCAAAACCTACGAAGCCTAAATCTACCCCGGCGCCAATCACGGTTTTCACAACGACTCTACCCCACGCTACGACGAAGCGGCAGCGAACCTCGCCTGGGAGCGAACCTTGGCATGGTTCCGGCGTTACCTGGCATAGCTGTGGCTACATATCTGGATACAGCTGGCCAATTGCCAATTCGTTAAGGCTCTGTTCGCATGCCTGATTGAGCATGCAAGCCACGTCAGGAGACAGGCGATGAGAACCATGGTGGTAGGGGCAAGCAAAGGGTTGGGCAGGGCGTTGATCGAGGGCTTGGGCGAGGCCGGTGATAGCCTGATTGGCGTGTCGCGTAGCAGGCCTGAAGGGCTTGTAGCCCAGCCAGGTGTTCAGTTGCAGTGGATCGAAGCTGATCTTCTGCAGCCTGTGCAGGCGGTAGAAATCCTCGAACAGGCCCTCAAGGAGCAAGGGCTGGACACCCTGATCTACAACCTGGGTATCTGGGAACAAAAGGCGTTCACCTCGGCGTATGACTTTCTCACTGATGACGATGCGCAGATACAGGCCATCGTCACCTGCAATATCAGTGCCCCGTTGTTGTTGCTCAAGCGCTTGTTGCCGCGACTGCTGCAAAGTTCCCGGCCACGGATCATCCTCACTGGATCAACCTCGGGATTGGCAGGTAGCGGACGTCCGGAAGTGGCATTCGGCGCCTCCAAGTTCGCCCTGCGTTGTATCGCCGATACCCTGCGTGAGGGCTATCGCCAGCAGGGGCTGGGTGTGACCTGTTTGAACTTGGGTTACCTGAACACCGACGACCCGCTGGCCACCCCGCGTGAGGAGGCCGAGCAGCGGGGAGAGGGGCAGTTGATTCCGCTGCATGATGTGGTTCAAGTGGTGCGCATGGCCTTGAGCCTATCGTCGGCCAGCTTTGTGCGAGAGCTGACCTTGCCAGCGATACAGGATGAGCGCTTCTGATCGAAATTAACCCAGAATCTTCCCGGTGCGAGCCAGTCTTGCTGGCGAGCGGACCCGCCAACCACTGGTCCGCACTGACGCGTGGCGACGCAAACTACGGCTAGCATGGAGGGTTGCAATACAACCGTCCAGCAGGCCCTCATCCGTCCGGCAGGTCCGTCTTCCTGCGGCGTCGATAATGCCTGCCGCCCCCTATGCGGGAGACTCAGTCATGAAAGTCGTCGTGATCGGTGGTACTGGCCTGATCGGTACCCAGCTATGCACCATCTTGCGAACGAAGGGGCATAAAGTGCTGGCCGCTTCGCCGCAAACCGGAGTCAATGCCCTGACAGGTGAAGGCCTGGAGGACGCGTTGACGGACACGCACGTGGTCGTTGACGTGGCCAACTCCCCGTCGTTCGATGATGCTGCCGTGTTGGCTTTTTTCCAAACCTGTGGGCGCAACCTCTTTGCTGCTGAGAAAGCTGCCGGGGTGGGGCATCACATCGCGCTTTCGGTTGTCGGAACCGAGCGCATGCTCGCCAGCGGCTACTTTCGGGCGAAGATGGCCCAGGAAGACCTGATCAAACAGTCGGGCGTGCCCTTTACCCTTGTGCGCGCCACGCAGTTTTTCGAATTCATGGGGGCTATTGCTTATTCCGGCGCCGACGCCAACCTGGTGCGTTTGAGCACCGCCGCGTTGCAACCGGTAGCCTCGGCTGATGTTGCTCAGGCACTGGCCGACCTTGTCGAGCAAGCGCCTGCCAACTGCACGGTAGAAGTCGCCGGGCCTGAGCGCAAACCCTTGGTGGACTTCGTGCGTAGTTATTTGAAGCACCATCAGGACGCCCGTGAAGTGATCGCCGACCCTCAAGCGACTTACTTCGGCGCTCCCATCGATGATCAATCGCTGACCCCCGCAGCCGATGCTCGGCTGGGGGCTTTGGATTTTCAGAGCTGGTTGGCGAACACACCGGTGCAACGTTGATCATCGGATCAGGAGAGCGAGATGCGCATCCAGCCTTTGCTTTTGTTTGCAGCCTTGATGAGCGCTACGTCAGTTCAGGCGCAGGCCCCGGCGCCCGCCGTGACGCCAGTGATGACCCAGGCGCTGCCCGACTATCCAGGTAAGGAAGTGTTGGTGCTTGAGGTGGAGTACCCGCCAGGCGGCGCCGACCCGGTGCACCGTCACGACGCCCACGGCGTTGTCTATGTGCTCGAAGGTTCGGTGGTCATGGGCGTCAGAGGCGGCAAAGAGGTTACCCTTGGCCCCGGCCAGAGCTTCTATGAAGGTCCCACCGATGTGCACACAGTCGGTCGTAATGCCAGTCAGGAAAAGCCGGCAAAGTTTGTGGTGTTCCTGCTCAATGATGCCAACAAACCACCCGTGCTACCGGCGCAGTAAACGATTCATCGTGGGAGAGCTGGCTTTGCCTGCGATGCAGGCGCCGCGCAATGACTGACACGGCGCCGATGATGTCGCCAATCAATCAGGACAGGAAGCCACCATCGACATTCAGCGCCACACCGGTGGTGTAGCTTGACGCATCGCTGGCCAGGTACAACACGGCACCGGCCATCTCTTTCGGATCGGCCACCCGTTTAAGAGGAATCTGCTGCAACGCGGTGTTGAGGATGGCATCGTTCTTGACCAGCGCCGAAGCAAATTTGGTGTCGGTAAGGCCTGGCAGCAGGGCGTTGCAGCGAATGCCGAACTGCGCGCACTCCTTGGCGAAGACTTTGGTCATGTTGATCACGGCCGCCTTGGTCACCGAGTAGATACCCTGGAAGATCCCCGGCGATACGCCATTGATCGAGGCGACGTTGATGATGCTGCCGCCGCCGTTGTCACGCATCAGCTTGCCGGCTTCGACCGACATGAAGAAGTAGCCTCGAATGTTCACGTCGACGGTTTTCTGGAACGCACTCAGGTCGGTGTCCAGTACGTTACAGAATTGCGGGTTGGTGGCGGCGTTGTTGACCAGGATGTCCAGGCGCCCGAACTGTTCGCGGATGCCAGCAAACACGGCGCTGATCTGTTCCATTTCGCCGATGTGGCAGGCAATGGCCGTGGCGTTGCCACCGGCGGCGACGATGGCGTCGGCTACTTGCTGGCAGCCATCAAGCTTGCGGCTGGAGACAATCACATGGGCACCTTGCTGGGCCAGCAGGTGGGCAATAGCCTCGCCGATGCCACGGCTGGCACCGGAAACAAAGGCGATCTTACCGTCGAGGTCGAACAGTTGGGTCTTGGACATGGTCTTTTCCTTGTTATAGTCGTCAGAGGCTGGAGGTG
Protein-coding sequences here:
- a CDS encoding LysE family translocator, translating into MPVMLSSLDLITAFVLFAFVSSITPGPNNTMLLASGVNFGVRRSIPHALGISVGFMVMVLAVGFGLGEVFKAYPPIYTVLRYVGAAYLLYLAWKIATSGPLSVSSSASRKPLGFWGAAAFQWVNPKAWVMAVGAITTYTPAQGYVTNVIVIAAVFALVNLPSVCVWVMFGSALRSVLQKPRWLMAFNMLMAALLVISLYPLLFVESSFS
- a CDS encoding alpha/beta fold hydrolase, whose product is MQLIPWSHDTSAGFTLRGWRSAASGKPLLHFLHGNGFCCLVYQPLLARLAEHFDLWLCDVQGHGDSDHGGPFQGWNRTAELAIEAFEAGRGEYADVPRFAVGHSFGGVLTGLMLARQPQLFERAVLLDPVLFSRSMMGIMGAAALVGLHRRHALARKAANRRSHWPDRSAARASLEGRGIFKGWSEPGLQSYLDHAIGDCGEGVVLKCRPSREVEIFSSFPRRMWASLTRVQTPTLVLYGEDTYPFVPQSVQRWAQDNRQVTAQQVAGGHCFMQEDPTACSEQVQAFLQAN
- a CDS encoding LysR family transcriptional regulator encodes the protein MVEDLNDLYYFAQVVDHGGFAPAGRALDMPKSKLSRRIAGLEERLGVRLIHRSTRHFSVTEIGQAYYRHCVAMLVEAEGAAELIERNRAEPQGVVRLSCPTALLDFWVGAMLTKFMVQCPLVQLHVESTNRHVDLIQEGIDIALRVRVPPLESSDLVMKVLARSTQHLVATPELIQRLPERPVPADLTSLPSLHWGNPQRDYHWNLQGPDGASASLRHTPRLVTDDLVVLRQAALAGVGVVHLPLVVVREDLDAGRLVHATPNWAPQCGVVHAVFASRRGLLPSVRSLLDFLAAEFEASDIA
- a CDS encoding pirin family protein; translation: MKKIQGVYSSPNPHWVGDGFPVRSLFTYDNLAQHISPFLLLDYAGPHDFTPTTARRGVGQHPHRGFETVTIVYQGELEHRDSTGAGGLIGPGDVQWMTAANGILHEEFHSPAFAAKGGTLEMVQLWVNLPAKDKSAAAGYQTLLASDIPSVALGAGSGNVRVIAGEYRGHKGPAQTFTPMDVWDLQLKPGAPVRLPSAAGRSTALVVLRGKLLVNGERAVGPAQLVLFDRAGDELLLEAQTEVSVLLLSGEPLDEPIVGYGPFVMNSEAEIAEAFEDFKAGRFGQMSGAGASHN
- a CDS encoding hydrolase — encoded protein: MSTFANVANFNGQVPRIDPDNAAMLLIDHQSGLFQTVKDMPMTELRANAVTLAKVASLAKIPVITTASVPQGPNGPLIPEIHEAAPHAKYVARKGEINAWDNEEFVKAVEATGKKQLIIAGTITSVCMAFPSISAVAAGYQVFAVIDASGTYSKMAEEITLARVMQAGVVPMDTAAVCSEVQRTWNRPDAQQWAEAYSAVFPHYQLLIESYLKAQQVANEHEQLDSAR
- the ycaC gene encoding isochorismate family cysteine hydrolase YcaC is translated as MSKPYVRLDKNNAAVLLVDHQTGLLSLVRDIDPDKFKNNVLAVGDLAKYFNLPTILTTSFETGPNGPLVPELKEQFPDAPYIARPGQINAWDNEDFVKAVKATGKKQLIIAGVVTEVCVAFPALSALAEGFDVFVVTDASGTFNALTRDSAWDRMSQAGAQLMTWFGLACELHRDWRNDIEGLGTLFSNHIPDYRNLITSYNTLTNGK
- a CDS encoding DNA-3-methyladenine glycosylase family protein codes for the protein MKALTSLQGYSRSIKSRTVLTVWLRYRAPYHWPSMLSFLKARSIPAIEVLEAGAYWRTVVFAGRQGIIECRPVSGQRLAVRIHGLPAALLPGMVARLRRVFDLDAAPALIEGQLRRDPLMARLIAQRPGLRVPGGWAAFEQVMRTVLGQQISVAGAITLAGRLVARHGRPLASALAADKRLTHVFPEPQAIAEVDLSDLGMPRSRAATLSGMARAMLDDPRLLQADSDLQTWVKRLCLRRGIGPWSAQYLALRQLGDGDAFPLGDVALLKAIRLLEPEQTPLAERALHWQPWRAYAAQHLWASLSGPQPD
- a CDS encoding DUF6555 family protein, producing MNNANLFVINYQLHGTPKSFIIRAERMDNAEAWHWASCDAGVGKIPRSNLDKVKKVSKPLAERYGITEVTWRQSG
- a CDS encoding DUF1652 domain-containing protein, which encodes MSLIGVSTLELRQLIERAFEPDCCEVSCADGVWLTIRLGQGDDLIVTEVRLDSLTTCHDVFTLVGQVREEQRLGRSQTDTRGSAIA
- a CDS encoding SDR family oxidoreductase, translating into MRTMVVGASKGLGRALIEGLGEAGDSLIGVSRSRPEGLVAQPGVQLQWIEADLLQPVQAVEILEQALKEQGLDTLIYNLGIWEQKAFTSAYDFLTDDDAQIQAIVTCNISAPLLLLKRLLPRLLQSSRPRIILTGSTSGLAGSGRPEVAFGASKFALRCIADTLREGYRQQGLGVTCLNLGYLNTDDPLATPREEAEQRGEGQLIPLHDVVQVVRMALSLSSASFVRELTLPAIQDERF
- a CDS encoding SDR family oxidoreductase is translated as MKVVVIGGTGLIGTQLCTILRTKGHKVLAASPQTGVNALTGEGLEDALTDTHVVVDVANSPSFDDAAVLAFFQTCGRNLFAAEKAAGVGHHIALSVVGTERMLASGYFRAKMAQEDLIKQSGVPFTLVRATQFFEFMGAIAYSGADANLVRLSTAALQPVASADVAQALADLVEQAPANCTVEVAGPERKPLVDFVRSYLKHHQDAREVIADPQATYFGAPIDDQSLTPAADARLGALDFQSWLANTPVQR
- a CDS encoding cupin domain-containing protein — translated: MRIQPLLLFAALMSATSVQAQAPAPAVTPVMTQALPDYPGKEVLVLEVEYPPGGADPVHRHDAHGVVYVLEGSVVMGVRGGKEVTLGPGQSFYEGPTDVHTVGRNASQEKPAKFVVFLLNDANKPPVLPAQ
- a CDS encoding SDR family oxidoreductase, which produces MSKTQLFDLDGKIAFVSGASRGIGEAIAHLLAQQGAHVIVSSRKLDGCQQVADAIVAAGGNATAIACHIGEMEQISAVFAGIREQFGRLDILVNNAATNPQFCNVLDTDLSAFQKTVDVNIRGYFFMSVEAGKLMRDNGGGSIINVASINGVSPGIFQGIYSVTKAAVINMTKVFAKECAQFGIRCNALLPGLTDTKFASALVKNDAILNTALQQIPLKRVADPKEMAGAVLYLASDASSYTTGVALNVDGGFLS